From one Pieris brassicae chromosome 5, ilPieBrab1.1, whole genome shotgun sequence genomic stretch:
- the LOC123710486 gene encoding myosin heavy chain, muscle isoform X13, protein MPKPIVQEGEDPDPTPYLFVSLEQKRIDQSKPYDGKKACWVPDEKEGFLQGEIKATKGDLVTVNLPGGETKDFKKDFVTQVNPPKYEKCEDMSNLTYLNDASVLYNLKQRYYHKLIYTYSGLFCVAINPYKRFPVYTTRCARLYRGKRRSEVPPHIFAISDGAYVNMLTNHENQSMLITGESGAGKTENTKKVIAYFATVGASQKKDASQEKKGSLEDQVVQTNPVLEAFGNAKTVRNDNSSRFGKFIRIHFGPSGKLAGADIETYLLEKARVISQQALERSYHIFYQMMSGSVNGLKAKCLLSNDIMDYNIVAQGKTVIPGVDDGEEMRLTDQAFDILGFTQEEKDNVYKITAAVMHMGGMKFKQRGREEQAEADGTEDGEKVAKLFGVDCADLYKNLLKPRIKVGNEFVTQGRNKDQVTNSIGALCKGVFDRLFKWLVKKCNETLDTKQKRQHFIGVLDIAGFEIFDFNGFEQLCINFTNEKLQQFFNHHMFVLEQEEYQREGIEWTFIDFGMDLQNCIDLIEKPMGILSILEEESMFPKATDQTFVEKLNNNHLGKSPPYLKPKPPKPGCQAAHFAIGHYAGNVGYNITGWLEKNKDPLNDTVVDQFKKGSNKLLIEIFADHPGQSGDAGAGGGGKGGRGKKGGGFATVSSAYREQLNNLMATLRSTQPHFVRCIIPNELKQAGLIDSHLVMHQLTCNGVLEGIRICRKGFPNRMVYPDFKLRYKILAPQAVAKESDPKKIAQIILETTDLDVESYRLGHTKVFFRAGVLGQMEELRDDRLSKIVSWLQSYIRGYLSRKEFKRLQEQRIALQVVQRNLRKYLQLRTWPWWKLWQRVKPLLNVTRIEDEIAKLEEKAQKAQEAFEKEEKLRKEVEALNAKLLEEKQALLSNLEGEKGSLSEVQERANKLQAQKADLENQLRDTQDRLTQEEDARNQLFQGKKKLEQEISGLKKDVEDLELSIQKSEQDKATKDHQIRNLNDEIAHQDELINKLNKEKKLQGESTQKTSEELQAAEDKVNHLNKVKQKLEQTLDELEDSLEREKKLRGDVEKQRRKVEGDLKLTQEAVTDLERNKKELEQTIQRKDKEISSLTAKLEDEQSLVSKLQKQIKELQGRIEELEEEVESERQARAKAEKQRADLARELEELGERLEEAGGATSAQIELNKKREAELSKLRRDLEEANIQHESTLASLRKKHNDAVAEMGEQLDQLNKLKAKAEKERSQYFSEVNDLRAGLDHLSNDKAAQEKIVKQLQHQLNEVQNKADEANRTLNDLDAAKKKLSIENSDLLRQLEEAESQVSQLSKIKVSLTTQLEDTKRLADEESRERATLLGKFRNLEHDLDNIREQVEEEAEGKADLQRQLSKANAEAQLWRSKYESEGVARSEELEEAKRKLQARLAEAEETIESLNQKVVALEKTKQRLATEVEDLQLEVDRATAIANAAEKKQKAFDKIIGEWKLKVDDLAAELDASQKECRNYSTELFRLKGAYEEGQEQLEAVRRENKNLADEVKDLLDQIGEGGRNIHEIEKARKRLEAEKDELQAALEEAEAALEQEENKVLRAQLELSQVRQEIDRRIQEKEEEFENTRKNHQRALDSMQASLEAEAKGKAEALRMKKKLEADINELEIALDHANKANAEAQKNIKRYQQQIKDLQTALEEEQRARDDAREQLGISERRANALQNELEESRTLLEQADRARRQAEQELGDAHEQLNDLSAQSASLSAAKRKLESELQTLHSDLDELLNEAKNSEEKAKKAMVDAARLADELRAEQDHAQTQEKLRKALEQQIKELQVRLDEAEANALKGGKKAIQKLEQRVRELENELDGEQRRHADAQKNLRKAERRIKELTFQAEEDRKNHERMQDLVDKLQQKIKTYKRQIEEAEEIAALNLAKFRKAQQELEEAEERADLAEQAISKFRGKGRAGSTARGVSPAPPRSRPALDGFGTFPPRFDLAPEDF, encoded by the exons ATGCCGAAGCCAATTGTCCAAGAGGGTGAGGACCCTGATCCGACCCCATACCTGTTCGTATCACTCGAACAGAAGCGCATCGACCAAAGCAAGCCCTACGATGGTAAGAAGGCTTGCTGGGTACCAGACGAGAAAGAGGGCTTCCTACAGGGAGAAATTAAAGCCACCAAGGGGGACCTGGTGACCGTCAACCTCCCTGGAGGCGAG ACAAAAGACTTCAAGAAGGACTTTGTTACTCAAGTGAACCCGCCTAAATACGAAAAATGTGAGGATATGTCCAACTTGACATACCTCAACGACGCTTCCGTTTTGTATAACTTGAAGCAGAGATATTATCATAAGCTCATTTAC ACATACTCGGGTCTCTTCTGTGTGGCTATCAACCCTTACAAGAGGTTCCCCGTGTACACGACACGATGTGCCAGGCTCTACCGAGGCAAGCGTCGCTCGGAAGTGCCTCCCCACATTTTCGCCATTTCCGACGGTGCTTACGTCAACATGTTAACCAACCACGAGAATCAATCTATGTTGATTAC CGGTGAGTCTGGTGCTGGTAAGACTGAGAACACGAAGAAGGTAATTGCGTACTTCGCGACCGTTGGTGCGTCTCAAAAGAAAGATGCAAGCCAGGAGAAGAAGGGCTCTCTAGAGGACCAAGTCGTACAAACTAACCCTGTACTTGAAGCCTTCGGTAACGCCAAGACCGTCCGTAACGACAACTCCTCCCGTttc GGTAAATTCATCCGTATCCACTTCGGACCATCAGGAAAACTGGCCGGAGCTGACATTGAAACTT ATCTGCTGGAGAAGGCCCGTGTAATCTCCCAGCAGGCGCTGGAACGTTCTTACCACATCTTCTACCAGATGATGTCCGGCTCCGTCAATGGACTTAAGG CAAAATGTCTTTTGTCCAACGACATCATGGACTACAACATCGTTGCCCAAGGAAAGACGGTCATCCCTGGCGTTGATGACGGCGAGGAAATGAGACTCACAGAC CAAGCCTTCGACATCCTGGGTTTCACTCAAGAGGAGAAAGACAATGTTTACAAGATCACAGCTGCTGTCATGCACATGGGTGGTATGAAGTTCAAACAGAGGGGTCGTGAGGAGCAAGCTGAGGCTGACGGCACTGAG GACGGTGAGAAGGTCGCTAAGTTGTTCGGTGTTGACTGCGCTGACCTATACAAGAACTTGTTGAAGCCCCGCATTAAGGTCGGAAACGAGTTCGTGACCCAAGGTCGTAACAAGGACCAGGTTACCAACTCCATTGGTGCCCTCTGCAAGGGTGTGTTTGACAGGCTGTTCAAGTGGCTCGTCAAGAAGTGTAACGAGACTCTTGACACCAAGCAAAAGAGACAGCACTTCATTGGTGTGCTTGATATCGCCGGTTTCGAGATCTTCGAC TTCAATGGTTTTGAACAACTCTGCATTAATTTCACCAACGAGAAACTGCAGCAGTTCTTTAACCACCACATGTTCGTACTGGAACAAGAGGAGTACCAGCGCGAAGGCATCGAGTGGACTTTCATTGACTTTGGCATGGACCTTCAAAATTGCATTGACCTTATTGAAAAG CCCATGGGTATCCTCTCCATTCTTGAAGAAGAGTCTATGTTCCCGAAAGCCACCGATCAGACCTTCGTTGAGAAGTTGAACAACAACCACTTGGGTAAATCCCCTCCTTACCTGAAGCCCAAGCCCCCCAAGCCCGGTTGCCAAGCAGCTCACTTCGCCATTGGTCACTACGCCGGTAAT GTCGGTTACAACATCACTGGATGGCTTGAGAAGAACAAGGACCCCTTGAACGACACTGTCGTTGACCAGTTTAAGAAGGGAAGCAACAAACTGTTGATTGAGATCTTCGCTGACCACCCTGGTCAGTCCGGAGATGCCGGTGCTGGTGGCGGTGGCAAGG GCGGTCGCGGTAAGAAGGGTGGTGGTTTCGCAACTGTCTCATCTGCCTACAgg GAACAACTTAACAATTTGATGGCCACACTGAGGTCAACCCAACCTCACTTCGTACGTTGTATCATCCCCAACGAGTTGAAGCAGGCTG GTCTCATCGACTCCCACCTTGTGATGCACCAGCTGACATGTAACGGTGTGCTTGAGGGTATCCGTATCTGTCGTAAAGGTTTCCCCAACAGGATGGTCTACCCCGACTTCAAGCTCCG CTACAAGATCCTGGCCCCACAAGCAGTTGCCAAGGAATCCGATCCTAAGAAAATCGCTCAAATTATCCTGGAAACGACTGACTTGGATGTCGAATCGTACCGTCTGGGTCACACCAAG GTATTCTTCCGCGCCGGAGTCCTGGGTCAGATGGAAGAGTTACGTGACGACAGATTGTCTAAGATCGTTTCTTGGCTACAATCCTACATCCGTGGTTACCTTTCACGTAAAGAATTCAAGAGGTTGCAGGAACAgag AATCGCTCTCCAAGTTGTCCAGCGCAACTTGCGCAAATACCTGCAGCTCCGCACCTGGCCATGGTGGAAGTTGTGGCAGAGGGTCAAGCCCCTCCTCAACGTCACCCGTATCGAGGACGAGATTGCG AAACTCGAGGAGAAGGCGCAAAAGGCCCAGGAGGCTTTCGAGAAGGAAGAAAAGCTCCGCAAGGAGGTGGAGGCTCTCAACGCCAAGCTGTTGGAGGAAAAGCAAGCGCTGCTTTCCAACTTGGAAGGAGAGAAGGGCTCTCTCAGCGAAGTGCAGGAACGCGCTAACAAACTGCAGGCTCAAAAGGCCGACCTCGAAAACCAACTTAGG GACACACAAGACCGTCTTACACAAGAAGAGGATGCCCGCAATCAGCTCTTCCAGGGCAAGAAGAAGTTGGAACAGGAAATCTCTGGACTCAAAAAGGATGTTGAAGACCTGGAGCTTTCCATCCAGAAGTCTGAACAAGACAAGGCCACCAAGGATCACCAAATTCGCAACTTGAACGATGAGATCGCCCACCAAGATGAGCTCATCAACAAGTTGAACAAAGAAAAGAAGTTACAGGGCGAGAGCACCCAGAAGACATCTGAGGAGCTCCAAGCCGCCGAGGACAAGGTCAACCACCTTAACAAGGTTAAGCAAAAGTTGGAACAGACCCTCGACGAGCTCGAAGATTCATTGGAGCGTGAAAAGAAACTCCGCGGTGACGTCGAGAAGCAGAGGAGGAAGGTTGAGGGTGACCTCAAGCTTACTCAGGAGGCCGTCACTGACTTGGAGCGCAACAAAAAAGAACTCGAACAAACCATCCAACGCAAGGACAAGGAGATCTCTTCCCTCACTGCCAAGCTCGAAGACGAACAATCTCTGGTCAGCAAACTCCAGAAACAGATTAAGGAACTACAGGGCCGCATCGAAGAACTCGAAGAGGAAGTGGAGTCGGAGAGACAAGCCCGTGCCAAGGCCGAAAAGCAACGCGCCGACCTCGCACGTGAGCTTGAGGAGCTCGGCGAGCGTCTGGAGGAGGCCGGTGGTGCCACCTCTGCTCAAATCGAGCTCAACAAGAAGCGTGAGGCTGAACTTAGCAAACTGCGTCGTGACTTGGAGGAGGCTAACATCCAACACGAGTCCACACTCGCTAGCTTGCGCAAGAAGCACAACGATGCCGTAGCCGAGATGGGCGAGCAGCTTGACCAGCTCAACAAGCTCAAGGCTAA GGCTGAGAAAGAGCGCTCTCAATACTTTAGCGAAGTCAATGACCTTCGTGCCGGTCTCGACCATTTGTCCAACGATAAG GCTGCCCAAGAAAAGATCGTTAAGCAACTCCAACACCAACTCAATGAGGTACAAAACAAGGCTGATGAAGCTAACCGTACCCTCAACGACTTGGACGCTGCTAAGAAGAAGCTCTCCATCGAGAACTCTGACCTGCTCCGCCAACTCGAAGAAGCTGAATCCCAAGTCTCACAGCTGTCCAAGATCAAGGTGTCTCTCACAACTCAGCTTGAGGACACCAAGAGGCTTGCTGACGAAGAATCCAGG GAACGCGCTACACTTCTTGGCAAGTTCCGCAACTTGGAGCACGATTTGGACAACATCCGCGAGCAAGTTGAAGAGGAAGCCGAGGGCAAGGCTGATTTACAACGCCAATTGTCCAAGGCTAACGCTGAAGCCCAATTATGGCGATCCAAGTACGAATCCGAGGGAGTCGCCCGCTCCGAGGAGCTCGAGGAAGCCAAGCGCAAGCTCCAGGCTCGCCTTGCAGAAGCCGAGGAGACCATTGAATCACTTAACCAGAAGGTTGTTGCTCTTGAAAAGACGAAGCAACGCCTTGCTACTGAAGTTGAGGACTTACAGCTCGAGGTCGACAGAGCCACTGCCATTGCCAACGCTGCTGAGAAGAAACAGAAGGCGTTCGACAAGATCATTGGTGAATGGAAACTCAAGGTTGATGACCTGGCGGCTGAACTTGATGCCAGCCAAAAGGAATGCCGCAACTACTCTACTGAACTGTTCCGCCTTAAAGGTGCCTACGAAGAAGGCCAAGAACAACTCGAAGCCGTTCGTCGCGAAAACAAGAACCTCGCTGATGAAGTCAAGGACTTACTTGACCAAATCGGTGAAGGAGGCCGCAACATTCACGAAATTGAAAAGGCTAGGAAGCGTCTTGAAGCCGAGAAGGATGAACTCCAGGCGGCTCTTGAAGAGGCTGAAGCTGCTCTTGAACAAGAAGAAAACAAGGTCCTGCGCGCACAACTGGAGTTGTCACAGGTCAGACAAGAGATCGACAGGAGGATCCAAGAGAAGGAAGAGGAATTCGAAAACACGCGCAAGAACCACCAGCGTGCACTTGACTCTATGCAAGCCTCCCTCGAAGCTGAAGCCAAGGGCAAGGCTGAGGCGCTGCGCATGAAGAAGAAGCTTGAGGCCGACATTAACGAACTTGAGATCGCTCTCGACCACGCTAACAAGGCCAACGCTGAGGCACAGAAGAACATCAAACGCTACCAGCAACAGATTAAGGATCTCCAGACCGCTCTTGAAGAGGAACAACGTGCCCGGGATGATGCCCGTGAACAGCTCGGAATCTCTGAACGTCGTGCTAACGCACTCCAGAATGAACTTGAGGAATCCCGTACTCTCCTAGAACAAGCTGACCGTGCCCGTCGTCAAGCTGAACAAGAATTGGGTGACGCTCATGAACAACTCAATGATCTGTCCGCCCAGAGTGCATCACTCTCCGCCGCCAAGAGGAAACTCGAGTCTGAATTACAGACTCTTCACTCTGACCTTGACGAACTCCTCAACGAGGCCAAGAACTCAGAAGAGAAAGCAAAGAAGGCAATGGTTGACGCTGCCAGACTTGCTGACGAGCTCCGCGCTGAACAGGATCATGCTCAAACACAGGAGAAACTTCGCAAGGCCCTTGAACAGCAAATCAAGGAACTGCAAGTGAGACTCGACGAAGCTGAAGCTAACGCTCTTAAGGGCGGTAAGAAAGCTATCCAGAAACTTGAACAGAGAGTACGAGAACTTGAAAATGAGCTGGATGGTGAACAGAGGAGGCATGCTGATGCTCAAAAGAACCTCCGTAAGGCTGAGAGACGCATCAAGGAGTTGACGTTCCAGGCTGAGGAGGACCGCAAGAACCACGAACGTATGCAAGACCTTGTTGACAAACTTCAACAGAAGATCAAGACCTACAAGAGGCAGATCGAGGAAGCCGAAGAAATCGCTGCTCTTAACTTAGCCAAGTTCCGCAAAGCACAGCAGGAGTTGGAAGAGGCCGAGGAAAGGGCAGACCTCGCCGAGCAAGCCATCAGCAAATTCCGTGGCAAGGGACGTGCGGGATCCACTGCGAGAGGAGTCAGTCCGGCG ccCCCACGTTCGCGCCCCGCGCTTGACGGTTTCGGCACCTTCCCACCAAGGTTCGACCTAGCGCCCGAAGATTTCTAA